The proteins below come from a single Dinghuibacter silviterrae genomic window:
- a CDS encoding dipeptidase, with protein sequence MKTQPTWTRRGFLTTVAGAGTAMMLNPLAGWALQEVDPRVAGIVASTIGIDTHNHIDVPLVAADVPGPHIDLVGEIKRSGLSSICMTFALDYQHTDGAYDRFINGLASMDQQLALNGMTRALNLADLRAAHKEGKPVVIQSVEGAHFLDGHLERVAEAYHRGLRHFGLLHDSDASVPLGDVYTNPPRWGGLTAFGADVIRECNRLGILVDLAHANTETTAAALKVAAHPVIISHTGLDTQLGRNPSMAQMMRPRLISREQAKMVADAGGVIGVWTHLADTPLDYAQNIRALVDVIGIDHVCIGTDTKMTPGNRPGLRPGGGPGPARPGERTNQAWPDQKSGFYYIIVDAMLKAGFTPDEIGKVGGGNFCRVFDAATSRG encoded by the coding sequence ATGAAAACACAACCAACATGGACGCGACGGGGTTTCCTCACCACCGTCGCAGGGGCGGGTACTGCCATGATGCTGAACCCTTTGGCAGGATGGGCTCTCCAGGAGGTCGACCCCCGGGTAGCGGGGATCGTGGCCTCTACCATCGGCATCGACACGCACAACCATATCGACGTACCCCTCGTTGCGGCGGACGTGCCGGGCCCTCACATCGATCTGGTGGGTGAAATAAAACGGTCGGGGCTATCGTCCATCTGTATGACGTTCGCACTAGACTATCAACACACGGACGGGGCTTATGACCGGTTTATCAATGGGCTGGCTTCCATGGACCAGCAGTTGGCGTTGAACGGTATGACGCGTGCCCTGAACCTGGCCGATCTTCGCGCCGCCCATAAAGAAGGGAAGCCGGTTGTTATCCAATCGGTCGAGGGCGCTCACTTTCTGGACGGGCACCTGGAGCGGGTCGCCGAAGCCTACCACAGGGGCCTCCGGCACTTCGGCCTTCTGCACGACAGCGACGCCTCCGTGCCGCTGGGCGATGTCTATACAAACCCTCCGCGCTGGGGCGGGCTAACGGCCTTTGGGGCAGACGTCATCCGGGAATGTAACCGGTTGGGTATCCTTGTCGACCTGGCCCACGCGAACACGGAAACGACGGCTGCGGCGCTCAAGGTGGCGGCCCACCCGGTGATCATTTCCCACACCGGCCTCGATACCCAATTGGGCCGGAACCCGTCCATGGCGCAGATGATGCGGCCAAGGCTTATTAGCAGGGAGCAGGCAAAAATGGTCGCGGATGCGGGAGGTGTGATCGGTGTGTGGACGCACCTGGCGGACACGCCGCTCGACTACGCGCAAAATATACGGGCGCTGGTGGATGTCATTGGGATAGATCATGTCTGTATCGGAACCGATACGAAGATGACGCCGGGGAACAGGCCCGGGCTGCGGCCCGGAGGCGGACCTGGCCCCGCGCGGCCCGGCGAGCGGACGAACCAGGCCTGGCCGGACCAAAAGTCCGGCTTCTACTACATCATAGTCGACGCGATGTTAAAAGCCGGCTTCACCCCGGATGAGATCGGCAAGGTGGGTGGCGGTAATTTTTGCCGCGTCTTCGATGCAGCCACATCAAGAGGTTAA
- a CDS encoding metallophosphoesterase family protein produces the protein MRRHSGLLLIFILLTLSGSAQNGVLQFVFTSDVHYGITRHHFRGADDVPSTVVNRAMIAAINQLPSGSIPEDGGVGAGQAIGHIDAILITGDIANREEKGVQSAATSWGQFEADYDHLLGTKDWNNKPTPILLSPGNHDVSDAVGFWRPMTPGVDASSMAGIYNRMMKPTHPLTAATYNYTTDKIHFIRNIGGIRLLFVDCWPDSTDQAWAEQHLKGEGPVFLFTHSNPDVEPRFFTNPNGNHGVDSVDKFENLLPELYQDGQTVEGATLIEQRGLAGFLQRHPEIKAYFHGHNNYTEFYQWQGPDKNISIPCFRVDSPMKGKFSSKNETLLSFELVTIDTKAKTMTVRECFWNSVPGDPSVLKWGEVKTMGL, from the coding sequence ATGAGACGACATTCCGGCCTTCTGCTGATCTTTATCCTGCTGACGCTTTCCGGCTCCGCCCAGAACGGCGTTTTACAATTCGTCTTTACCTCCGACGTCCATTACGGGATTACCCGGCATCATTTCAGGGGTGCCGACGACGTGCCCTCTACCGTGGTGAACCGCGCGATGATCGCCGCCATCAACCAACTACCGAGTGGCTCTATTCCGGAAGATGGCGGTGTGGGTGCCGGTCAGGCGATTGGGCATATCGACGCTATCCTCATCACGGGGGATATCGCCAACCGGGAAGAAAAGGGTGTACAGTCCGCGGCAACGTCCTGGGGGCAGTTTGAAGCGGACTACGACCACCTCCTCGGGACAAAAGACTGGAACAATAAACCCACACCGATTTTGCTTAGCCCGGGTAACCACGACGTGTCCGATGCCGTTGGCTTTTGGCGTCCCATGACACCCGGCGTCGATGCCAGCTCCATGGCAGGGATCTACAATCGCATGATGAAACCCACCCATCCCCTTACCGCGGCGACGTATAACTATACCACCGATAAGATCCATTTTATCCGCAACATAGGCGGTATCCGTCTGCTCTTCGTGGACTGCTGGCCGGATTCAACGGACCAGGCATGGGCGGAACAGCACCTCAAGGGCGAGGGACCTGTTTTTCTTTTTACACATTCCAATCCCGATGTCGAACCCCGGTTCTTTACCAACCCCAATGGAAACCATGGCGTCGACAGCGTCGATAAGTTCGAGAACCTTTTGCCGGAGCTCTACCAGGACGGCCAGACAGTTGAGGGCGCCACGTTGATCGAGCAAAGAGGGCTCGCCGGTTTCCTGCAACGCCATCCGGAAATAAAGGCGTATTTCCACGGACACAACAACTACACGGAATTCTACCAGTGGCAGGGGCCGGACAAAAATATATCCATACCCTGTTTCCGGGTGGATTCGCCCATGAAGGGGAAGTTCTCCTCGAAAAACGAAACCCTTCTTTCGTTCGAACTGGTCACCATCGATACAAAGGCCAAAACCATGACCGTCCGGGAGTGTTTCTGGAATTCGGTGCCGGGGGATCCTTCGGTGTTGAAGTGGGGGGAGGTAAAGACAATGGGGCTTTAG
- a CDS encoding outer membrane beta-barrel protein produces MTPKRLLLAIALLMAASPCFSQTFDSTRVLPSPLPSPPFPASDWQYGEPLIGLPEDAPDGPLQRALGLANDPSRIKIYGWVVPGFNLSSSRETNVPVTYNTIPNSAELDQLVLRIEREPNTVQTRHFDWGFRLSNVFGQDYRYTVSKGWFSKGYFTYNHLYGYDPVETYVLLYFPKVWKGMILKIGRYISPPDIEAQLATNNYLYTHSVMFTYDAFTFTGVQATVKVSKRIQFILGVHGGSDVAAWDSSASWHGQAMLRWVSADNNDGLWGGINTLGQSNFKKGHDNKQAIALTWGHRFNKTFHIQTEAYYQWQYNGALGGSASYGPVRYGAGGGPGAIVHGINQQIGFVNFSQMLLSSKSFLCLRNDLFSDVQGQLSGFATTYFSHTFGVNYFFTDWLQIRPEVRYDWNSDPSLRPYDATGNNPKTHQFLFSMDMIVRY; encoded by the coding sequence ATGACCCCTAAACGATTGCTGCTTGCCATAGCCCTGCTTATGGCCGCCTCGCCGTGCTTTTCACAAACCTTTGACAGCACCCGGGTGCTCCCCTCTCCCCTGCCCTCACCTCCTTTCCCCGCGTCCGATTGGCAATATGGGGAACCCTTGATCGGTTTGCCGGAGGATGCGCCCGATGGCCCTTTGCAAAGAGCCCTGGGATTGGCAAACGACCCAAGTAGGATAAAAATCTATGGCTGGGTGGTGCCTGGGTTCAATCTCAGCTCTTCGCGGGAGACCAATGTACCGGTCACGTATAATACCATACCGAATTCAGCCGAACTGGACCAGTTGGTCCTGCGGATAGAAAGGGAACCGAATACGGTCCAGACCCGTCACTTCGACTGGGGTTTCCGGTTGAGCAATGTCTTCGGCCAGGACTACCGGTATACGGTGTCGAAGGGGTGGTTCAGCAAGGGGTATTTCACGTACAATCATCTGTACGGCTACGACCCGGTGGAGACTTATGTCCTTTTGTACTTCCCCAAGGTCTGGAAAGGGATGATCCTCAAAATCGGCCGGTATATTTCTCCCCCGGATATTGAAGCCCAGCTGGCCACCAACAATTATTTGTACACGCACTCAGTCATGTTTACTTATGATGCTTTTACGTTCACCGGCGTGCAGGCGACTGTCAAAGTTTCCAAGAGGATACAATTTATCCTGGGTGTGCATGGCGGCAGTGACGTGGCCGCCTGGGATTCTTCCGCAAGCTGGCATGGCCAGGCGATGTTGCGGTGGGTATCCGCCGATAACAACGACGGCCTCTGGGGTGGAATCAATACCCTTGGTCAGTCCAATTTCAAGAAGGGACACGACAACAAACAGGCGATTGCCCTGACCTGGGGGCACCGTTTCAATAAGACGTTCCATATACAGACCGAGGCCTACTATCAATGGCAGTACAACGGGGCACTGGGCGGGTCGGCCAGCTATGGCCCCGTCAGGTACGGCGCCGGTGGTGGCCCCGGGGCTATTGTCCACGGTATCAACCAGCAAATCGGGTTTGTCAACTTTTCCCAGATGTTGCTCTCATCAAAGAGCTTTCTTTGTTTGCGCAACGACCTGTTTTCAGACGTTCAGGGGCAGCTGTCCGGTTTTGCCACGACCTATTTCAGCCATACGTTTGGGGTAAACTATTTCTTTACGGACTGGCTGCAGATACGGCCGGAGGTGCGGTACGACTGGAACTCCGACCCCAGCTTACGCCCTTATGACGCGACCGGCAACAACCCGAAAACGCACCAATTTCTTTTTTCCATGGATATGATCGTTAGGTATTAA
- a CDS encoding nucleotidyltransferase, whose amino-acid sequence MESSLAGDLLHVCKILNKHSVEYLLVGGTAVALHGYYRLSRQTSGKVTEKHDLDFWYNSSYGNYFKLLDALEELGQDVSYYRAETAPNPKKSFFRLEYDKFTVDFLPELPGLSKFYDSYHQREYSKVGNIEIPFINYADLIANKQTQGRAKDIEDIKQLKLRRGDAE is encoded by the coding sequence ATGGAAAGTAGCTTAGCAGGTGATCTTTTGCATGTTTGCAAGATACTCAATAAGCATTCCGTAGAATATCTTTTGGTCGGTGGGACAGCGGTCGCATTACATGGCTATTATAGGCTGTCGCGCCAAACTTCAGGAAAAGTAACAGAAAAGCATGATCTGGATTTTTGGTACAATTCCAGTTATGGAAACTACTTTAAACTATTGGATGCGTTAGAAGAATTGGGGCAAGATGTTTCTTACTACAGGGCTGAGACCGCGCCAAATCCGAAAAAGTCGTTTTTCAGATTAGAATATGATAAGTTCACGGTTGATTTCCTTCCCGAATTGCCCGGTCTTTCAAAATTTTACGACTCCTACCATCAACGCGAGTATTCAAAGGTTGGCAATATCGAAATACCTTTCATTAATTACGCTGACCTGATTGCCAATAAACAGACTCAGGGACGAGCTAAAGATATAGAGGATATTAAACAACTAAAATTGAGGAGGGGCGATGCGGAGTAA
- a CDS encoding antibiotic biosynthesis monooxygenase family protein — protein MILEVAILQVKPGQEKQFEADFAIAGQYIRSIKGYVGHSLRKCLEQESKYLLLVDWETLEDHTIGFRQSAQYLEWKKLLHHYYDPFPVVEHYEMV, from the coding sequence ATGATCTTGGAAGTAGCCATTTTACAAGTGAAGCCGGGGCAGGAAAAACAGTTTGAAGCGGATTTTGCCATCGCAGGACAGTATATACGTTCCATCAAAGGCTATGTGGGACACTCACTAAGAAAGTGCCTCGAACAGGAAAGCAAATATCTTCTTTTGGTGGACTGGGAAACCCTGGAAGATCATACGATCGGCTTCAGGCAATCGGCGCAATACCTGGAGTGGAAGAAATTATTGCATCACTACTATGATCCGTTTCCGGTGGTGGAGCATTACGAAATGGTGTGA
- a CDS encoding S41 family peptidase encodes MRSLFLLSLLILAEYARPQTPPYDPARLYSKEALKRDLRFLQANLEKTHPGIYRYIAKPTLDGFFDSLDHAITGPMTDQAFLSLVTLLNSNIRNGHTMFLPGDSAMAFFYQSERHFPLLVHYSRGKLTVVENYSTDSTIQPGMSILTINGTSASSIMEQLLSRQVRDGYNETYPAWILNHYFSAQYSFVVGHPDAFTLELENGAGERTIKRIPSLTRDSVHYFRQIRYATNSEPIFFQVKENAAVLTIKTFDPDVLQDYKKVFDSVFSLLQQHLTRNLILDLRDNQGGDFPPGKDLLSFVALHPCRFLVDGKEACTIQPSAIHFTGKLFVLINGGSFSSTAIVCTCLKRDRRAVFIGEETGGNAHIIAGDPEEFVLPQTKIRAEIPTVTYRISAGVNDGHGVLPDYPVTTTIDDIIAGRDPSMELAMKLVEGNQ; translated from the coding sequence ATGCGGAGCCTGTTTCTATTGTCCTTGCTTATCCTTGCGGAATACGCCCGGCCACAAACACCGCCGTACGATCCAGCCCGGTTATATTCGAAGGAGGCCTTGAAAAGGGACCTGCGCTTCCTCCAGGCAAACCTGGAAAAAACCCACCCGGGCATTTACCGCTATATCGCCAAACCCACCCTGGACGGGTTCTTTGACAGCCTGGATCATGCGATCACCGGCCCCATGACCGACCAGGCCTTCCTGAGTCTTGTAACGCTTTTGAACAGCAACATCAGGAACGGGCACACGATGTTTTTGCCCGGCGATTCGGCCATGGCTTTTTTTTATCAAAGTGAGCGGCACTTTCCCTTACTGGTCCACTATTCGCGGGGCAAACTGACGGTCGTCGAAAACTATTCGACGGACAGCACGATCCAGCCGGGGATGTCCATCCTGACCATCAACGGAACCAGTGCGTCTTCCATCATGGAGCAACTGCTGTCCAGGCAGGTCAGGGATGGCTATAACGAGACCTACCCGGCATGGATCCTCAACCATTATTTTTCCGCCCAATACAGCTTTGTCGTTGGTCACCCGGATGCCTTCACACTGGAGCTGGAAAACGGTGCCGGCGAACGGACTATAAAACGGATCCCGTCGCTGACAAGGGACAGCGTCCACTACTTCCGGCAAATCCGCTATGCGACCAACAGCGAGCCTATTTTTTTCCAGGTCAAAGAAAATGCCGCGGTGCTGACCATAAAAACGTTTGATCCCGATGTGTTGCAGGATTATAAAAAGGTCTTTGACAGCGTATTTTCCCTGCTCCAACAACACCTTACCCGAAACCTGATCCTGGACCTCCGAGACAACCAGGGTGGAGATTTTCCGCCCGGAAAAGACCTGCTATCCTTTGTAGCGCTACACCCCTGCCGTTTTTTGGTGGACGGGAAGGAGGCCTGCACCATACAACCCAGCGCTATTCATTTTACAGGTAAACTGTTCGTGCTCATCAACGGCGGAAGTTTTTCCAGCACAGCCATCGTTTGTACCTGTCTTAAAAGAGATCGAAGAGCCGTCTTCATCGGGGAAGAGACCGGTGGCAATGCCCATATCATCGCTGGAGACCCGGAGGAGTTTGTCCTGCCACAAACAAAAATAAGGGCGGAAATTCCTACGGTTACATACCGGATCAGTGCGGGTGTCAATGACGGTCATGGTGTACTGCCGGATTATCCGGTCACGACGACCATCGATGATATCATCGCAGGGAGGGATCCGTCAATGGAATTGGCCATGAAGCTTGTTGAAGGAAACCAGTAG
- a CDS encoding nuclear transport factor 2 family protein, translating to MQTPKDTLTQLFAGADQRDWPLVESTMDDSVLLDYTSMAGGTPAQLTPRQITDAWAANTRLPVVATERVNRKVVDSFFVALETQQFDRLKTIFADNGRQLNPYAPEGFPKSFDGAEGIYKQYSGLTAQFGQMTFPRQIFATEDPNFFFVQFKGAIDIKAGGRYENDYLGTFRLQGGKITEYTEYFNQVVMAKAFGITLT from the coding sequence ATGCAAACACCAAAAGACACCCTTACCCAACTTTTTGCAGGAGCAGACCAAAGAGACTGGCCACTGGTAGAAAGCACCATGGACGACAGCGTACTGCTGGACTATACCTCTATGGCCGGCGGAACACCCGCGCAGTTGACGCCGCGGCAGATCACGGACGCCTGGGCCGCAAACACCCGCTTACCGGTGGTCGCCACGGAACGGGTCAACCGGAAAGTGGTGGACAGTTTCTTCGTGGCGCTGGAGACACAACAATTCGACCGGCTGAAAACGATTTTTGCCGACAATGGCCGGCAGCTCAATCCTTATGCACCGGAGGGTTTTCCCAAGAGTTTTGACGGAGCGGAGGGCATTTATAAGCAATACAGCGGGCTGACGGCTCAGTTCGGGCAGATGACCTTTCCCCGCCAGATTTTTGCCACGGAAGACCCCAATTTCTTTTTTGTCCAATTCAAAGGGGCTATCGACATAAAAGCCGGCGGCCGGTACGAAAATGATTACCTGGGTACGTTCCGGTTGCAGGGCGGTAAAATAACGGAGTATACGGAGTATTTTAACCAGGTGGTGATGGCGAAGGCCTTCGGGATCACCTTGACTTGA
- a CDS encoding SDR family NAD(P)-dependent oxidoreductase, whose protein sequence is MAQDSKVWFITGSSRGFGRVWAEAALQRGDKVAATARNVKNIADLKEKYGANVLTLALDVTKPDQVKSAVEAACAHFGRLDIVLNNAGYSLVGTIEEASAGDVKAMYDTNIFGTLSVIQAALPLLRKQGSGHILGVSSGLGHVTMPVIGYYCSSKWAFEAIHESLAAEVKPFGIKVTIIEPGAYATEFGSQESLKFAAGLDIYTDFKTQFFDRLRSLERGNPNATPGALFKIVDAEQPPLRLFLGSHNLTWVRSAYAERLATWEAWEPVSNAAQG, encoded by the coding sequence ATGGCACAAGATTCAAAAGTGTGGTTTATCACGGGGTCTTCCCGCGGATTTGGACGCGTCTGGGCCGAGGCAGCGCTACAACGGGGGGACAAAGTGGCGGCCACGGCGCGCAATGTAAAAAATATAGCGGACCTCAAAGAGAAATATGGCGCAAACGTGCTGACGCTGGCACTTGACGTAACCAAACCGGACCAGGTAAAATCGGCCGTAGAAGCAGCATGCGCCCACTTTGGAAGGCTCGATATTGTTCTTAATAATGCCGGGTATTCGTTGGTCGGGACGATCGAGGAAGCCAGCGCCGGCGACGTCAAAGCGATGTATGACACGAATATCTTTGGCACGCTTTCGGTCATTCAGGCGGCGTTGCCCTTGCTGCGAAAACAGGGTAGCGGGCACATCCTGGGTGTATCGAGCGGTCTTGGTCATGTGACGATGCCCGTGATCGGCTACTACTGTTCCTCGAAATGGGCGTTCGAGGCCATCCATGAAAGCCTGGCCGCAGAAGTGAAACCCTTTGGGATCAAGGTGACGATCATAGAGCCGGGTGCCTATGCCACCGAATTTGGAAGCCAGGAATCCTTGAAATTCGCCGCAGGGTTGGATATTTACACGGATTTTAAAACCCAATTTTTTGACCGCCTGAGAAGCCTGGAAAGAGGCAACCCGAATGCAACGCCGGGCGCCCTTTTCAAAATTGTAGATGCGGAACAGCCGCCGCTGCGGCTTTTCCTGGGAAGCCACAATTTAACCTGGGTGCGTTCCGCCTATGCCGAGCGGCTGGCGACCTGGGAAGCCTGGGAACCGGTCTCCAACGCGGCGCAAGGCTAA
- a CDS encoding helix-turn-helix domain-containing protein produces the protein MSHHKFRSLSEAHQAFGLPKPVHPLITLLNSSKVPVDVKQFPDAHVLTFYKISYKPNLGGRIKYGQSYYDFEEGGLLFAAPNQIIGGDGEDRNSTVHCSLYTLLIHPDFFLGYPLAKEIKQYGFFSYTTNEALHLSESEKEKIISIFGMIEDELNSRIDDFSQDIVISQIELLLSYANRFYKRQFTTRKAVSNDMLQKLDDLLDDYFNNEKSLNKGLPTVQFLADHLHLSPSYLSDMLRSLIGQNAQQYIHDKLIDKAKEKLSTTSLSVSEVAYTLGFEHSQSFSKLFKTKTNLSPLEFRRSFN, from the coding sequence ATGAGCCATCATAAATTCCGGTCATTATCAGAGGCGCACCAGGCATTTGGCCTGCCAAAGCCCGTGCATCCTTTGATCACCCTGCTCAACAGCAGTAAAGTCCCGGTCGATGTCAAACAGTTTCCCGACGCACACGTGCTCACTTTCTATAAGATATCGTACAAGCCCAACCTCGGTGGACGAATAAAATATGGACAGAGCTACTATGATTTTGAGGAAGGCGGCTTGTTGTTTGCGGCGCCCAATCAAATCATCGGCGGCGATGGGGAAGACCGCAACAGTACGGTCCACTGTTCGTTGTATACGCTGCTCATACACCCGGATTTCTTCCTGGGGTATCCCCTGGCCAAAGAAATAAAGCAATATGGCTTCTTTTCCTATACCACCAACGAAGCGTTGCATCTTTCTGAAAGTGAAAAGGAAAAAATCATATCCATTTTCGGAATGATCGAAGACGAGTTGAACAGCCGGATCGATGATTTCAGCCAGGACATCGTGATTTCCCAGATCGAGCTGTTGCTGAGCTATGCCAACCGGTTTTACAAACGGCAGTTTACCACCCGGAAAGCGGTGAGCAACGATATGTTGCAAAAGCTCGATGACCTTTTGGACGATTACTTCAACAACGAAAAATCTCTCAACAAAGGATTGCCCACGGTGCAGTTCCTGGCCGATCACCTACACCTCTCCCCCAGTTATTTAAGCGACATGCTCCGGTCATTGATCGGGCAGAATGCGCAGCAATACATCCACGATAAACTCATTGACAAGGCCAAGGAGAAACTGTCCACCACCAGTTTGTCGGTCAGTGAAGTGGCGTACACCCTGGGTTTTGAGCACTCGCAGTCGTTTAGTAAACTGTTCAAGACGAAAACAAACCTTTCGCCTTTGGAATTCAGGCGGTCGTTTAATTAA
- a CDS encoding cupin domain-containing protein yields MILTLDSEKGPQLSIAGGHYRILISGDDTGGAYAVIEMQVPPGGGPLPHAHPDMQEMFYVAEGEITFKTVGRKFQASKGAFINIPFGGDIHAFKNTSEQPAKLVCTVIPAGLEKMFKEVSEATPAEARAISERYGSKVYPADFLD; encoded by the coding sequence ATGATCCTGACACTCGACAGCGAAAAAGGGCCGCAGTTGTCCATTGCCGGCGGCCACTATAGAATACTCATCAGCGGCGATGACACCGGGGGTGCATACGCCGTGATCGAAATGCAGGTCCCTCCCGGCGGGGGCCCGCTGCCGCACGCCCATCCCGATATGCAGGAAATGTTCTATGTCGCCGAAGGCGAAATAACGTTTAAAACAGTGGGGCGGAAATTCCAGGCATCGAAGGGCGCCTTTATCAACATACCTTTCGGGGGCGACATCCACGCCTTCAAGAACACCTCGGAGCAGCCCGCAAAGCTCGTATGTACGGTCATCCCGGCAGGCCTTGAAAAAATGTTTAAAGAAGTCAGCGAAGCGACACCTGCCGAGGCCAGGGCGATCAGCGAGCGCTATGGAAGCAAGGTCTACCCCGCCGACTTTCTTGATTAA
- a CDS encoding DoxX family protein, with protein MSGKTTKTIGWILTIVLALFFGLTGMMKIMENSKIIEQTAAIGIDAGTARILGLIEILSLVLFVVPRTGIVGALLLMAYMGGVIATALQHHQPMVMFIFVEALIWVGAVLRFPELGQRLKGAQ; from the coding sequence ATGTCAGGTAAAACAACAAAAACAATCGGCTGGATCTTAACCATCGTATTGGCGCTCTTTTTTGGATTGACGGGCATGATGAAGATCATGGAAAACAGCAAAATCATTGAACAAACGGCGGCCATTGGCATTGACGCCGGCACCGCCCGGATATTGGGATTGATCGAGATCCTGTCCCTTGTCCTTTTTGTGGTACCACGCACCGGTATTGTGGGCGCCCTCCTGCTCATGGCGTATATGGGGGGTGTTATCGCTACTGCCCTCCAACACCATCAACCCATGGTCATGTTTATCTTTGTAGAGGCCTTGATTTGGGTGGGCGCAGTACTTCGTTTCCCGGAATTGGGGCAAAGGTTAAAAGGTGCGCAATGA
- a CDS encoding winged helix-turn-helix transcriptional regulator: MKKKYACTLDEETCGKTKMAIQDTLDVVGGKWKLVLLSILRGGKRRFKELSREAEISPRILSKELHELEMNGLVSRTVCDTRPVTVEYALTPYSETLSEVLNAMNRWGQQHRKRILENG, encoded by the coding sequence ATGAAAAAGAAATATGCCTGTACGCTGGACGAGGAAACCTGCGGCAAAACCAAAATGGCCATACAGGACACGCTTGACGTGGTGGGTGGCAAGTGGAAGCTGGTGCTGCTGTCTATCCTGAGAGGGGGTAAGCGGCGGTTCAAGGAGCTGTCAAGGGAGGCGGAAATTTCACCGCGCATCCTGTCGAAGGAATTACACGAGTTGGAAATGAACGGCCTTGTAAGCCGCACGGTGTGCGACACCCGGCCGGTGACCGTGGAATACGCCCTGACGCCCTACAGCGAAACGCTTTCGGAAGTGTTAAACGCGATGAACAGATGGGGGCAGCAGCATCGCAAAAGGATTTTGGAAAACGGCTAA
- a CDS encoding NAD(P)H-binding protein — MKMTITGSLGNISKPLTELLVRQGHTVKVISSDPSKKTAIEAIGATAAIGSIGDTGFLARAFTGADAVYAMIPMSFAETDQDGYMRRMADSYVQAIKGTGVPRAVVLSGWAADLLSEGNAEKIFDQLNGVSVCILRPAAFYSNFYMSMDLIRGKGWIGKFLTLRYSGLGALLTGKTGLLMGNYGGDDRTVFVSPKDIADAAAEELLTNTDPKKIRYVGSEEMTCNEAARIIGTAIGKPWLKWVLISDKEMLQGLKMAKMPDKLAASLVEMQTLIHKGIPLQNFHRSQPKWGRVKLADFAKEFAVAYHTPKA; from the coding sequence ATGAAAATGACGATCACCGGTTCCCTTGGGAACATCAGCAAACCCCTGACGGAGCTCCTTGTCAGGCAAGGACATACTGTCAAAGTTATCAGCAGCGACCCCTCCAAAAAGACCGCCATTGAAGCCATCGGCGCCACCGCCGCGATCGGCTCCATTGGGGATACCGGTTTTTTGGCCAGGGCGTTTACAGGTGCCGACGCGGTATACGCCATGATCCCCATGAGCTTTGCCGAGACCGACCAGGATGGGTATATGCGCCGGATGGCGGATAGTTATGTCCAGGCCATCAAAGGCACCGGTGTACCACGGGCGGTGGTCCTTAGCGGCTGGGCTGCTGACCTGCTCAGCGAGGGGAATGCAGAGAAGATCTTTGATCAATTGAACGGCGTCTCGGTCTGCATCCTGCGGCCTGCTGCCTTTTACAGCAACTTTTATATGTCGATGGACCTGATCCGGGGCAAAGGATGGATCGGGAAATTTCTGACGCTTCGCTATTCCGGTCTCGGGGCGTTGCTGACCGGTAAAACGGGCCTCCTGATGGGTAACTATGGTGGTGACGACCGCACTGTTTTTGTATCCCCCAAAGACATCGCTGACGCCGCCGCTGAAGAATTGCTGACGAACACCGATCCAAAGAAGATCCGGTATGTCGGCAGCGAGGAAATGACCTGCAACGAAGCGGCCCGGATTATCGGCACGGCCATTGGCAAACCCTGGCTGAAATGGGTATTGATTTCCGACAAGGAGATGTTGCAAGGTCTGAAAATGGCTAAGATGCCGGACAAACTGGCGGCGTCATTGGTGGAGATGCAAACGCTCATACACAAAGGGATACCGCTTCAAAACTTTCACCGCAGTCAACCGAAGTGGGGACGTGTAAAGCTGGCCGATTTTGCCAAAGAATTTGCGGTGGCGTATCATACTCCAAAAGCGTAA